TATTAATTTAAGTGGCGAGGAAGCGTTAAAGCTTAAGGAATCTGCAGATTCATTGAAAAAGATTATTGAGACAATTGAATTATAAATTTTACACATGGAAGGAGAAAAAGTCATGGAAGTAAGGTACTGTATTTGTAAGCATTGTGGAAACATTGTTGAAAAGGTAAAGGATAAGGGTGTACCTGTAATTTGTTGCGGAGAACCTATGCAGGAATTAAAAGCCGGAGTGACAGATGCTGCTGTTGAGAAGCATGTACCTGTATATACGGTAGAAGGCAGTCATGTTCATGTCGTGGTCGGAGAGACAAAACATCCAATGCTTGAAGAACATTTCATTGAGTGGATTACATTAAATACAAACCAGGGAATATACAGAAAACAGTTAAATCCAGGTCAGGAGCCGGTAGCGGATTTTTGCCTCTGCGATGGTGAACAGGTAGAAGAAGTATATGCATATTGTAACCTGCATGGATTATGGAAATGCTAAAAGCATTTATACATATTAAGGTTACAGAACAACACAAATACAACAGTAATATATGCTGTGTATTAATATATTTATAAGGAGGAACAAACTAATGAAATATGTATGTGACGTTTGCGGATGGGAATATGATGAAGAGGAAGGTTATCCTGAAGGTGATATTGCACCAGGAACAAAGTGGGAGGATGTTCCGGAAGATTTTGAATGCCCATTATGTAATGTTGGAAAAGATCAGTTTTCAGAAGTTGAATAGAAGCCTAATCTTGTGTTAAATACGGATGGATAAACCAAAACCCTGGTGCGTGAGCAACAGGGTTTTTTATTGCGATAGTTTGTGATGATATCACAGAAAATGATTTACCTTTTGCTTATAATGTAACTACAAACAAAGTAAGGAGGTAGTCTAAATGAGATTAAAAGATAAAGTTGCAATCATTACGGGTGGAAGCCGTGGTATAGGATTTGCTACAGCTGATAAATTCTTGAAGGAAGGTGCTTCAGTTGTGTTAGCAGCAAGTTCACAGGAATCGGCAGATGTTGCTGTAGATAAATTAAAAGAAAAATATCCCAATGCAATAGTTGCTGGAATTAGTCCAAATCTGGCAAGCATGGAGTCTGTCAGAAAGGCTTTTAAAGAGGCAACTGAAAAATATGGATGTGTCGATATACTGGTAAATAATGCAGGGATTTCAGAAAACACCTCATTTATGGATTATACAGAGGAGACTTTTGATAAAGTCATGGATCTAAATGTAAAAGGAGTATTTAATACTACTCGTGTAGCAGCAGAATGTATGGTGGCAAGAGGCAAGGGGGTCATTCTCTCAACTTCTTCCATGGTGAGTATTTCGGGACAGCCAAGTGGGTTTGCTTATCCGGCATCGAAGTTTGCAGTAAACGGATTGACTATATCATTAGCAAGAGAACTAGGACCTAAAGGTATTCGTGTTAATGCTGTTGCACCTGGGATTACAGAAACTGATATGATGAAGGCCGTGCCAAAGGAAGTTATCGAACCTATGATTGAAAGAATTCCATTGCGTCGTCTTGGACAGCCAGAAGATATTGCCAATGCGTTTGTGTTTCTTGCTTCAGATGAGGCGAGTTACATTACAGGTGTTATATTAAGTGTAGATGGTATGGCAAGAAGTTAAGTTAATGAGGTATGGTGATGTAATCACGGAAAATAAATGAAATTAAGACTATAATAAATCTACAAAAAGAAAAAGATAAGGAGGACTGTAAAATGTCTGCTATTAATATCAATAAAAATAATTTTCAGAACGAAGTACTGAATTCCGATAAACCCGTTCTTTTAGATTTTTGGGCATCTTGGTGTGCGCCTTGCCGCATGGTAGTATCTATTGTAGAGGAGATTGCAAGTGAGCGTAGAGATATTAAAGTTGGAAAGATTAATGTAGATGAAGAGCCTGAACTGGCAAATAAGTTCAGTATTATGAGCATTCCGACTTTAGTGGTTATGAAGAATGGGAAGATTGTACAGCAGGTTTCAGGGGCGAGACCTAAGAATGCGATTTTAGAAATGATTTAGGGAGGTGTGCTAATGGGATTTTTTGATCTCTTTAAACAGTCGAATATTAATCAAGGCATAGAAGAATATAAAAGGACTGATGATGCAGTTCTACTGGATGTACGTACACCGTAGGAATATCAGGAAGGACATATACCAGAAAGTAAAAATGTGCCGTTGCAGCAACTTGACAATATTGCTTCTGTAGCGAAGAATAAGGATATCCCACTGTTTGTATACTGTTATTCCGGTTCACGAAGCCGCCAGGCAACTGGGATACTGCAACGAATGGGATATTCTAAAGTAAATAATATCGGTGGCATTGCAGCTTACTCAGGAAAGGTGGAAAAATAAGATGAAGGTAATAATTGTAGGAGGTGTAGCCGGAGGAGCTACAGCCGCAGCAAGAATACGCAGACTGAATGAACATGCTGAAATTACTGTGTTTGAAAGATCCGGATACATATCCTATGCAAATTGTGGACTTCCATATTATATTGGAGACGTGATTACAGACCCGGAAGAACTTACACTACAGACACCAGAGAGTTTTTTTAAACGCTTCCGTATTAACATGAAAATTCATCATGAAGTTATCTCCATACATCCGGAACGTAAAACGGTTTCAGTGAAAAATTTAGAGAATGGTGAGATATTTGAAGAAAAATATGATAAGCTGATCCTCTCTCCAGGTGCAAAGCCAACACAGCCGAGACTTCCCGGAGTAGGTATTGATAAACTTTTTACACTTCGTACTGTAGAAGACACTTTTCGGATAAAGGAATATATAAATAAGAATCATCCAAAATCGGCTGTATTGGCAGGTGGCGGTTTTATTGGTCTGGAACTGGCAGAAAATTTGAGGGAGCTTGGCATGGATGTTACGATTGTCCAGCGGCCTAAGCAGCTGATGAACCCTTTTGACCCGGATATGGCATCCATGATCCATAATGAAATGAGAAAGCATGGGATAAAACTGGTACTGGGCTATACAGTAGAAGGATTTAAAGAAAAAGACAACGGAGTGGAGGTCCTGTTGAAAGATAATCCATCACTTCAGGCTGATATGGTAGTTCTGGCAATCGGAGTCACACCAGACACAGTATTAGCAAAAGAAGCCGGTCTGGAACTTGGCATCAAGGAAAGTATTATAGTGAATGACAGAATGGAAACCTCTGTACCGGATATTTATGCTGCAGGTGATGCAGTTCAGGTAAAACATTATGTTACGGGTAATGATGCGCTGATTTCTTTGGCAGGACCAGCCAATAAACAGGGCAGAATCATCGCTGATAATATTTGTGGCGGTGATAGTCGTTACCTGGGCAGTCAGGGAAGCTCCGTTATAAAAGTGTTTGATATGACAGCAGCCACTACAGGTATCAATGAAACCAATGCTAAAAAGTCAGGATTAGAGGTAGATACAGTAATTCTTTCTCCTATGAGTCATGCCGGTTACTATCCTGGTGGAAAAGTGATGACCATGAAGGTGGTTTTTGAAAAAGAGACCTATCGTTTGCTTGGTGCTCAGATTATTGGATATGAAGGAGTTGATAAACGTATTGATGTGCTGGCAACAGCAATCCATGCAGGGCTGAAGGCAACCCAGCTGAAGGATTTGGATCTCGCATATGCACCGCCTTATTCCTCTGCCAAGGATCCTGTAAATATGGCAGGATTCATGATAGACAATATAGCAAAAGGTACCTTAAAACAATGGCATCTGGAAGATATGGATAAGATTTCTAGAGATAAAAGTGTTGTGTTGCTGGATGTGAGAACTGTAGGTGAATTTAACAGGGGGCATATGGATGGATTCAAAAACATTCCTGTAGATGAACTAAGGAAACGTATCAATGAAATTGAGAAGGGAAAGCCTGTTTACCTGATATGCCAGAGTGGGCTGCGAAGTTATATTGCCAGTCGTATTCTGGAAGGAAATGGATATGAAACATACAACTTCTCCGGCGGATTCCGCTTCTATGATGCAGTTGTCAATGACCATGCGCTGATTGAAAAGGCATATGCATGTGGTATGGATTATTAAAAATAATCATAATATTTTTATAATTTTCTCGTAATATAAAAAGATCCCCCATTTATTAGAATGACTTTCATAATTCTGATAAATGGAGGATTCTTCTTTATATGTTACAGAAAAACAATTTTATGACCTTTGGAGTGTTTCCAGTCTTTTTGGATCAAGGATTGTGATTTTGCCGCGGGAGAGTTTGACGAGACCCTCGCCTTGAAAGTATCGAAGCATTCGAGTGATAACTTCCCTGTGGGAACCAAGATGATTAGCAATCGTCTCATGAGTGATTTTCAGCTCGTTTGTTCCTTCGATAGAGGTCTCTTCTAAAAGAAATGAAGCAACACGCTTATCCAAACTCTTCCACATGATTTGTTCAATCAGCCACATGACATCAGAAAAACGGGTGGCCATTAACTCATTGGTATAGTTTGCGACGGGAGCAGATTCCTTCATAATGCCCTTATAGATTTCAGCAGGGATGATCCAAAGATCAGTATCTTTTTCTGCTTCAATGGTTACTTCAAATTGAATGGAGCGTATGATACATGAGGCGGATAAAAGACACATATCCATATCGAACAGACGGTAAAGTGTAATCTCTCGTCCTTCATCTGAAAGTATGTAAGTTCGAAGCTGCCCGGATTTAACCAGTAATAATCCAGTACAATCCAGGTTTCCATTGTGAATGATTGTCCTTTTTTTTACATACTGTGTGATTAAATTGTCTGAAATTATTTTTTTCTGTGCTGTATTTAAGTCATTCCATAGTGGAAAACAATTTTCGAAGTTCATAACCGTTATCTCCTTTACGAACATAGTATACTTGCTTTTTTTTGATGCGTCAATTATATAACTGGCATATGCCATAAATAGAAATAAAAAGAAGTGTAATAAAGTAAATTATCTTTTCTGTGATATCATCACGGAAGCAAGCACTTATTTGGGGTATATTAAGTTCAAATAGGAGAAGGAGTTGAAAAATATGACATCTATAAATATAAATAAAGAAAAGTTTGGACAATTAATTCATAAGGAAAAACCGGTTTTGGTTGATTTCTGGGCACCTTGGTGTGGTTATTGCCGTAGAATTGGAGCGGCTTATGAAAAAATAAGTGAAGAATACAGCGATATTCTTATTGCTGGAAAAGTAAATATTGATGAAGAACCACAGATTGCAGAAGCTGAAAAGATTGAGATAATTCCTACGCTGGTTTTATATCGAGATGGAAAGGCAATAGATTCTATTGTTGCACCTGAATCAAAAATAATGATAGAGAATTTTATTAATGAAGCATTGGAAAAATAAAAGGAGGACTGCTGTATGAATGAAAATCATGTTTACGATATGATTATCGTGGGGGGAGGACCTGGAGGGTATACTTCAGCATTATACGCAGCCAGAGCAGGATTTGATACAATTGTTTTAGAAAAATTATCTGCAGGTGGTCAGATGTCATTGACCTGGCAGATTGATAACTATCCTGGTTTTGAAAATGGAATTGACGGATTTTCATTGGCAGAGAAAATGCAAAAACAGGCGGAAAAATTTGGCGCTAAAAGTGAATATGCTGAAGTTTTTAATATGGATTTAACAGGAAAGCTTAAGAGAGTAGAAACTAGTTCGGGAATTTATATTGGGAAAACAGTAGTGATTGCTACTGGAGCAAATCCAAGAAAACTTGGTCTCGCTAAAGAAAAAGAATTGATAGGTCATGGGGTTGCTTATTGTGCCTCCTGTGATGGTATGTTTTATAAAGATAAGATCGTGGTGGTTGTTGGTGGGGGAAATTCTGCTGTATCAGATGCTGTTCTTTTAAGTCGAATTGCTAAGAAAGTCATCATTGTTCATCGAAGAGATACATTACGTGCAACGAAAATCTACCATGACCAGCTGATGAAAACTGAAAATATAGAGTTACGATGGAACAATACAGTAAATGAACTGATTTATGGAGAACGATTGACTGGTGTGAGGTTGAAAGATACAGTTACAGGAGAAGAAAACATTATAGAATGTGACGGCCTATTTGTGAGTATAGGAAGAAAACCGACAACAGATTTTTTAGATAATCAGATAGAACTGGATAATAAAGGATATATTGTGGCAGGTGAAAACACTGAAACGAGTATTCCGGGTGTTTATGCTGTAGGAGATGTCAGAACAAAGTTACTCCGTCAGATAGTAACAGCAGTGGCAGATGGTGCTATGGCAGTACATATGGCAGAAGAGTATGTGGAGAAATAATAATCAGAATTTGAATAGTGAACTTTTTATACTGAAATATGTACGATTCCAATAATGATATGAACTTATGGGAACATATTGCGGATATTTTGTGAACTTTATTCTGATACAATGATTATGCTGATGAAAGAAGGCATAGATAACTGAATACAATAAAGCGACGAAAGCCTCAGTAGTTAAGAAAAAACTACTGGGGATTTTTTTCGTGCCTGAATTTCTCAGCCAATAACTGCGGGCGTATCCCGGCAGGATAAAGGCGGAGCAGGCATGATCCTAAACAGAGGTCCGCCTTCTGGATTTGAAACGAGCAACAAGATTTCAAATTCAGGAGGAACGGATATGTATATTGAACACCCATATTTTTATGAAGGAAAGTATTACGCAAAGTCATTTGACTTTAGTAATTAGAGGAAGTTAAAGGACTTCCTAAAATGAACCATGATAACTGAATATCCAATAATAACTGACGTGACATTTCATGCAGAGAGCACGAGGAAGATGTCGCTATAGGATTATAAGGACGTAAGAAACTATTTAGAGTCAATAATGCTGCGAAAAAGCACTGACCAAAGCCAGTCGGCAGGCTGGTGATGCGATGACATGTGTGAGATGCGATACACTTGCAGACCCCGAGAAGTCTGTAACTGGTAAACCTATGAACTGCTGGAGCCTGAAAACGAGAGTTTCCGGGTTGTGGTCCGGAGTATGCATCCGGGCAGGTTATTATTCCCTTCCTGCATATGCGGGAGTAATGATTCGGGGTATCGAGGATAAATAGAATCGAGCGAGCACTGTTTAATAATCAAATTGGCTATAGATGCTTTACAAATAAAAATAACAGATTGGAGAGAGGACAAATGACAATCCGCAGAGGAGATATTTTATGGGCAGATCTCGGTATGTTTCCTACAACATCTGTTCAGGGTGGAGTAAGACCGGTGATCGTAGTAAGTAACAACAAAGCCAATACATACAGTTCAGTCATTACAGTAGTTCCGCTGACATCAAGAATATATAAGAAACGGTATTTGCCAACACATGTATTTATCAGTAAATATGATATGACGGGAATCCGAAAAGGAAGTTTGGCACTGGCTGAACAGGTTATGAGCATTTCCACAAAATGTATTATTGAGAAATGCGGAAGAGTAAATAAGTGGAGCCTGGATCGGGTACTGAAAGCAGTACGGATTCAGATGGGAATGGAAGGAGAAGGGCATGACTGCAGAAGAATATAGAAACTATCTGGAAACGGATTTTGGTGATGTGGATCTGAAGGAATTGAAGGATATCCGAAAAATAAGGATTGACCGGAATAAGACGAAGGAAAAAAGAATAGCTCAATATCTCAGACAGGTGGGAAATCCCTATCTTGTCTGTATAGGAAATGTAAAAGTGAAAATAAGGTTTGGTGGATTTCTATGCATGACAGGTGGGGATAATTCCAGTACGGTTTCTTCGGTTAGTGCAGAAGTAGAAGCATACGAACCACTAATCCGTCAGTATGCAAATCAATATGGCATTGGAGAGTATGTGGAACTAATCAAAGCCATTATGATGCAGGAATCAGGTGGGAGAGGACTTGACCCGATGCAGTGTTCAGAAGGGAGCTTTAATACAAAATACCCCAAACAGCCGAATGGAATCACTGATCCAGAGTATTCGATTTCTTGCGGAGTGCAGGAGTAAAAAATCCTCTGGATATGGAAAATATTAAACTGGCATTGTAAAGTTACAACTACGGAAATGGATATTTGGAATGGGCGAAAGCCAGAGGTGGATACACCCTTGCAAATGCGGCAGAATTTTCCGATATGATGGCACAGAGAATGGGGTGGAGCAGTTATGGGGACAAGCAGTATGTACCACATGTGCTTCAGTATTATACATTTGGAAGAATCCCGACAGGCATCGGCAATCAGGCAATCGTTCAGGTGGCAGCATCGCAGGAAGGAAAAGGCGGAACAACCTACTGGAGTTGGTATGGATTTGGAAACCGGGTAGAGTGGTGTGCCTGCTTTGTGTCATGGTGTGCAGACCAGAGTGGTTATATCCAGAGTGGAGTCATTCCGAAATTTTCTCTTTGTTCGGACGGTGTGAAGTGGTTTGAAAGTAAAGGCAGGTTCCGTGACGGAAGTTATACCCCGGTGGCAGGAGATATTATTTTCTTTGACTGGGGAAATAATGGAACGATTGACCACGTTGGAATTGTAGAGAGTGTCAGCGGTGGAACCGTCAATACCATAGAAGGCAACAGTGGGGATAAAGTGGCAAGACGGAGTTACCGTATCGGAAGCAGTAACATTTATGGATACGGTGTCCTGGCATATTAAAAGGCAGGAGAAAAAGTGTGATAGTCTAATGGTGAATCTGGAGTATACAATTCCTGAAAATAGACTTGACTTTCAAATATTACAAGCGTAAGATTTAAGAAACAAAAAAATTAGAAGAAAGGAATATCTATGAAAAGAAGACGAAAAAAGCAAAATATCCAAAAATCTTACGTTTGTAAGATTTTTGGGCTGATAGTAGCTATAACAGTAATTGCTGTTTCAGGAGGTGTTTTATTAAAAAGGACGATAACGGAATCACCAGAAGACACACTTGTGGAATATATGAACCATATTGAAAAAAAGGAATATGAAGTAATGTATACTATGATAGATTCAGATGAAAAAGTTTATCTGACAAAAGAAGAATACATACAACGAAATTCTAAGATATACGAAGGAATAGAGGTCAGTGACATTAAAATCAGTCATATAGCTGTGAAAGAGAAAAAAGCAGATACAGTTACGCTTTCGTATGAAACATCATGTAATACAATTGCCGGAACAATACAATTTGACAATATGGCGGAACTGAAGAAGACGAAACAGGGATATAAATTAGTATGGCAGGATAGCCTGATTTTTCCAGATTTAGAGAGTGATGATAAAATAAGTGTTACTACATCAAAAGCGGAGAGAGGAGAAATATTAGACCGAGATGGTAAAATGCTTGCAGGAAAAGGAGTAGCAACATCAGTTGGCATTATACCGGGAAAGCTGGAAGACAGGAATGTATCTATTGAAAAAATAGCGGAGTTATTAGAGATAGATGTAGAAACAATAAATAACAAACTCACAGCAAAGTGGGTAAAAGAGGATTCTTTTGTACCAATTGAAACTATTCCGAAAGTAGAAGAAATAGATTTAATGAAAATACAGCCAGAAGAAAAGACACTTGAGGAGCAGGATTGTCAGAATAAACTTTTGGAAATTCCAGGGGTTATGCTATCAGATGTGGAAGTTAGAACCTATGAGTTAGGGGAGACAGCAGCTCATTTAATTGGTTATGTACAGTCTGTAACAGCAGAAGATTTGGAAAATCATCCAGGGGAAGGATATTCAGCAGAAAGTGTAATCGGAAGATCTGGGGTGGAAAAGTTATACGAAAAGCAATTAAAAGGAAAAGATGGTTGTGATATAAAGATTTTGGATAGTGATGGGGAAGTAAAAGAGGTTCTTGCAAGTATTTTTAAAGAAGATGGTATGGATATAAGATTAACGATAGATTCCGATTTGCAAAAATCATTATACGAGCAGTTTAAAGAAGATCCGGGGTGTTCTGTCGCAATGAATCCTTATACGGGAGAAGTATTGGCTTTGGTAAGTACCCCATCTTATGATAATAATGAATTTATACGGGGCATATCATCAGAGAAATGGACATCATTAAACGAAGATGAAAAGAAACCATTATATAATCGTTTTCGTCAAGTATGGTGTCCTGGCTCAACATTTAAACCAGTTGTGGCAGGAATTGGGTTGAAAACGGGAAGCTTAGATCCAAAAGAAGATTTTGGAAATGCAGGTTTGGCATGGCAGAAAGATTCGTCTTGGGGATCTTATCAAGTGACAACACTTCATGAATATGAACCGGTTATTATGAAAAA
The sequence above is drawn from the Dorea formicigenerans genome and encodes:
- a CDS encoding desulfoferrodoxin family protein; this encodes MEVRYCICKHCGNIVEKVKDKGVPVICCGEPMQELKAGVTDAAVEKHVPVYTVEGSHVHVVVGETKHPMLEEHFIEWITLNTNQGIYRKQLNPGQEPVADFCLCDGEQVEEVYAYCNLHGLWKC
- a CDS encoding rubredoxin produces the protein MKYVCDVCGWEYDEEEGYPEGDIAPGTKWEDVPEDFECPLCNVGKDQFSEVE
- a CDS encoding SDR family NAD(P)-dependent oxidoreductase, translating into MRLKDKVAIITGGSRGIGFATADKFLKEGASVVLAASSQESADVAVDKLKEKYPNAIVAGISPNLASMESVRKAFKEATEKYGCVDILVNNAGISENTSFMDYTEETFDKVMDLNVKGVFNTTRVAAECMVARGKGVILSTSSMVSISGQPSGFAYPASKFAVNGLTISLARELGPKGIRVNAVAPGITETDMMKAVPKEVIEPMIERIPLRRLGQPEDIANAFVFLASDEASYITGVILSVDGMARS
- the trxA gene encoding thioredoxin, producing MSAININKNNFQNEVLNSDKPVLLDFWASWCAPCRMVVSIVEEIASERRDIKVGKINVDEEPELANKFSIMSIPTLVVMKNGKIVQQVSGARPKNAILEMI
- a CDS encoding FAD-dependent oxidoreductase → MKVIIVGGVAGGATAAARIRRLNEHAEITVFERSGYISYANCGLPYYIGDVITDPEELTLQTPESFFKRFRINMKIHHEVISIHPERKTVSVKNLENGEIFEEKYDKLILSPGAKPTQPRLPGVGIDKLFTLRTVEDTFRIKEYINKNHPKSAVLAGGGFIGLELAENLRELGMDVTIVQRPKQLMNPFDPDMASMIHNEMRKHGIKLVLGYTVEGFKEKDNGVEVLLKDNPSLQADMVVLAIGVTPDTVLAKEAGLELGIKESIIVNDRMETSVPDIYAAGDAVQVKHYVTGNDALISLAGPANKQGRIIADNICGGDSRYLGSQGSSVIKVFDMTAATTGINETNAKKSGLEVDTVILSPMSHAGYYPGGKVMTMKVVFEKETYRLLGAQIIGYEGVDKRIDVLATAIHAGLKATQLKDLDLAYAPPYSSAKDPVNMAGFMIDNIAKGTLKQWHLEDMDKISRDKSVVLLDVRTVGEFNRGHMDGFKNIPVDELRKRINEIEKGKPVYLICQSGLRSYIASRILEGNGYETYNFSGGFRFYDAVVNDHALIEKAYACGMDY
- a CDS encoding Crp/Fnr family transcriptional regulator, with the protein product MFVKEITVMNFENCFPLWNDLNTAQKKIISDNLITQYVKKRTIIHNGNLDCTGLLLVKSGQLRTYILSDEGREITLYRLFDMDMCLLSASCIIRSIQFEVTIEAEKDTDLWIIPAEIYKGIMKESAPVANYTNELMATRFSDVMWLIEQIMWKSLDKRVASFLLEETSIEGTNELKITHETIANHLGSHREVITRMLRYFQGEGLVKLSRGKITILDPKRLETLQRS
- a CDS encoding thioredoxin family protein, whose product is MTSININKEKFGQLIHKEKPVLVDFWAPWCGYCRRIGAAYEKISEEYSDILIAGKVNIDEEPQIAEAEKIEIIPTLVLYRDGKAIDSIVAPESKIMIENFINEALEK
- the trxB gene encoding thioredoxin-disulfide reductase; its protein translation is MNENHVYDMIIVGGGPGGYTSALYAARAGFDTIVLEKLSAGGQMSLTWQIDNYPGFENGIDGFSLAEKMQKQAEKFGAKSEYAEVFNMDLTGKLKRVETSSGIYIGKTVVIATGANPRKLGLAKEKELIGHGVAYCASCDGMFYKDKIVVVVGGGNSAVSDAVLLSRIAKKVIIVHRRDTLRATKIYHDQLMKTENIELRWNNTVNELIYGERLTGVRLKDTVTGEENIIECDGLFVSIGRKPTTDFLDNQIELDNKGYIVAGENTETSIPGVYAVGDVRTKLLRQIVTAVADGAMAVHMAEEYVEK
- a CDS encoding type II toxin-antitoxin system PemK/MazF family toxin, which codes for MTIRRGDILWADLGMFPTTSVQGGVRPVIVVSNNKANTYSSVITVVPLTSRIYKKRYLPTHVFISKYDMTGIRKGSLALAEQVMSISTKCIIEKCGRVNKWSLDRVLKAVRIQMGMEGEGHDCRRI
- a CDS encoding penicillin-binding transpeptidase domain-containing protein; amino-acid sequence: MKRRRKKQNIQKSYVCKIFGLIVAITVIAVSGGVLLKRTITESPEDTLVEYMNHIEKKEYEVMYTMIDSDEKVYLTKEEYIQRNSKIYEGIEVSDIKISHIAVKEKKADTVTLSYETSCNTIAGTIQFDNMAELKKTKQGYKLVWQDSLIFPDLESDDKISVTTSKAERGEILDRDGKMLAGKGVATSVGIIPGKLEDRNVSIEKIAELLEIDVETINNKLTAKWVKEDSFVPIETIPKVEEIDLMKIQPEEKTLEEQDCQNKLLEIPGVMLSDVEVRTYELGETAAHLIGYVQSVTAEDLENHPGEGYSAESVIGRSGVEKLYEKQLKGKDGCDIKILDSDGEVKEVLASIFKEDGMDIRLTIDSDLQKSLYEQFKEDPGCSVAMNPYTGEVLALVSTPSYDNNEFIRGISSEKWTSLNEDEKKPLYNRFRQVWCPGSTFKPVVAGIGLKTGSLDPKEDFGNAGLAWQKDSSWGSYQVTTLHEYEPVIMKNAIIYSDNIYFAKAALKIGSENFMNTLNEIGFNQNMPFEIAMQESTYSNTDKIETEIQLADSGYGQGQILVNPLHLASIYTSFLNEGNMIKPYLKYKEEASGETWIENAFSKENVEEIMQGVEGVVNDPEGTGYAAHRDDILLAGKTGTAELKATKEDTSGKEIGWFSVFTVDKSVDKPILLISMVENVKGIGGSGYVVKKDATVLEEYFEK